The Thermoplasmata archaeon genome window below encodes:
- a CDS encoding DNA-directed RNA polymerase subunit N gives MMIPIRCFTCGTVIGQFWDPYLDRTARGENAGDVLDALGLERYCCRRMLLTHVDLLDEVGPYG, from the coding sequence ATGATGATCCCGATCCGCTGCTTCACGTGCGGGACCGTGATCGGCCAGTTCTGGGACCCGTATCTCGACCGGACGGCGCGCGGGGAGAACGCCGGTGACGTACTGGACGCGCTCGGCCTCGAGCGGTACTGCTGCCGACGGATGCTCCTCACCCACGTCGACCTGCTTGACGAGGTCGGCCCGTACGGCTGA
- a CDS encoding 30S ribosomal protein S9, giving the protein MKAPTVVLTTGKRKEAIARASIRKGSGRVRINDTPLEFVEPELVRLKIQEPLLMVGDKWKTVDISVHVQGGGIMGQASAARTAVARGLLGWIKDPALAEMFKRYDRSLIVNDPRRKLPKRPGGRGARKRRQKSYR; this is encoded by the coding sequence ATGAAGGCGCCCACAGTCGTGCTCACGACGGGCAAGCGTAAGGAGGCGATCGCCCGCGCCTCGATCCGCAAGGGGTCCGGCCGCGTGCGCATCAACGACACCCCGCTCGAGTTCGTCGAGCCCGAGCTCGTTCGCCTGAAGATCCAGGAACCGCTGCTCATGGTCGGGGACAAGTGGAAGACCGTGGACATCTCCGTCCACGTCCAAGGCGGGGGCATCATGGGACAGGCCTCGGCGGCCCGGACGGCGGTCGCGCGCGGCCTCCTCGGCTGGATCAAGGACCCCGCGCTCGCCGAGATGTTCAAGCGCTACGATCGCTCGCTGATCGTGAACGACCCGCGCCGGAAGCTGCCCAAGCGCCCCGGCGGCCGCGGCGCCCGCAAGCGCCGACAGAAGTCCTACCGTTGA
- a CDS encoding 50S ribosomal protein L13, whose protein sequence is MAEAAAALPAASAKVVDVSGLVLGRASSLIAQRLLAGEQIVVVNAEKCVVTGPRASVIAHYTAARARGSVRSGPHFPRYPDRIFRRTVRGMLPHLKTRGKEAYDRLEVFMGVPAEYQSTPREVLDIAKAPATLRTAITLGEVSKLLGARV, encoded by the coding sequence TTGGCTGAAGCGGCGGCCGCCCTTCCCGCAGCGTCGGCGAAGGTGGTCGACGTCTCGGGCCTCGTCCTCGGCCGGGCATCGAGCCTCATCGCGCAGCGCCTCCTTGCCGGCGAACAGATCGTCGTGGTGAACGCGGAGAAGTGCGTCGTTACCGGACCGCGCGCGAGCGTGATCGCGCACTATACGGCCGCCCGCGCGCGAGGCTCGGTGCGCTCCGGGCCCCATTTCCCTCGCTACCCCGACCGGATCTTCCGACGGACCGTCCGCGGGATGCTGCCCCACCTCAAGACCCGGGGAAAGGAAGCCTACGATCGCCTCGAGGTCTTCATGGGAGTTCCGGCCGAATACCAGAGCACCCCCCGCGAGGTCCTCGACATCGCGAAGGCGCCGGCGACGCTGCGCACCGCCATCACACTCGGCGAGGTCTCCAAGCTTCTGGGGGCGCGTGTATGA
- a CDS encoding 50S ribosomal protein L18e, which translates to MAPILDKLNPELSHAVRELQIAAKVNDAAIWGAVAQRLGRARHQTNPVNVGHLDRLVRGEEVVVVPGKLLADGSISKPITVAAFQCSPAARSKIQAAGGTVLTIHELIKSKPDGAGVRIFG; encoded by the coding sequence ATGGCCCCCATCTTGGACAAGCTGAATCCAGAGCTCTCCCACGCCGTGCGGGAGCTCCAAATCGCGGCCAAGGTAAACGACGCCGCGATCTGGGGGGCGGTGGCCCAGCGCCTCGGGCGCGCGCGTCACCAGACGAACCCCGTGAACGTGGGACACCTCGACCGACTCGTCCGGGGCGAGGAGGTCGTCGTCGTTCCCGGTAAACTCCTCGCCGATGGTTCGATCTCCAAACCGATCACGGTCGCAGCGTTCCAGTGCTCTCCCGCGGCGCGCTCGAAGATCCAGGCGGCCGGCGGAACCGTGTTGACGATCCACGAGCTGATCAAGTCCAAGCCCGACGGGGCGGGGGTACGGATCTTTGGCTGA
- a CDS encoding PRC-barrel domain-containing protein — MTNDGQILGMIDNFVVDTVTGIIAHVLVTPNEDIEPRLFQSDASGRLVLPFKSMRAVKDVVVMDIGK, encoded by the coding sequence ATGACCAACGACGGACAGATCCTCGGAATGATCGACAACTTCGTCGTGGATACGGTCACCGGCATCATCGCCCATGTCCTCGTCACCCCGAACGAAGATATCGAGCCCCGCCTGTTCCAGAGCGACGCGTCCGGCCGCCTCGTGCTCCCCTTCAAGAGCATGCGTGCCGTCAAGGACGTCGTCGTGATGGACATTGGCAAGTGA